A window of the Dioscorea cayenensis subsp. rotundata cultivar TDr96_F1 chromosome 14, TDr96_F1_v2_PseudoChromosome.rev07_lg8_w22 25.fasta, whole genome shotgun sequence genome harbors these coding sequences:
- the LOC120275690 gene encoding pre-rRNA-processing protein TSR1 homolog → MAGSRSQVNKAHKSRFASKASRHVHRTSGSDKNRIAKPDHRNSVKGGRAARVQRSKMARDQKRAALLKERRAQGGSLSSPRVIVLFGLSSCVNLNLFSRDFLHLLSGGEADGTSNTVALPGCKLRATVYTAPYGDLLSCMELCKVADLVAFVVSSNSFIDGCEAGNPIDPFGTQCLSVFRAIGLPSTAVFIQDLPNDVKRKQDLKKTIISCLASELPEECKFYPADTKEELHKFMWLFKEQHLSAPHWRSQRSYLMSQQVVLEPDDSNPGQCTLLMSGYVQAHSLSVNQLVHVSGAGDFQLSKIDILKDPFPTNGKKDHNAMDSDDKIGLQAIHTLLPDPLSHEPLLVENAPDPLAGEQTWPTEAEIAEADANSNRHKLKKKKLPRGTSDYQAAWIVDDTDDEVSDDADDGDGMVLDEQQKDHTVLEGSDYSDVDEGSHDMVEETEIGEEMDDDEKLTKEQIEAEIKKIKDANAEDEEFPDEVDTPLDVPAKKRFAKYRGLKSFRTSSWDPKESLPPEYARIFAFDNFTRTQKHVLAKLKDEGNINEYASVGSFVRLHIKNVPVDVASKACVQSQKLPVVAYSLLQHESKMSVLHFSIRKHDSYEQPIKSKDTLIFHVGFRKFLARPVFSSDNINCDKHKMERFLHEGRFSIASVYAPICYPPLPLIVMRCAHGEAPTVVATGSLKSVDPDRIVLKKIILTGYPQRVSKLKAIVRFMFHNPEDVRWFKPVDVWTKLGRRGRIKEPVGTHGATKCVFNGVIQQHDTVCMSLYKRAYPKWPERLYAV, encoded by the exons ATGGCTGGTTCTCGTTCTCAGGTGAACAAGGCTCACAAGAGCCGTTTTGCGTCCAAAGCTTCTCGCCATGTCCACAGGACGTCGGGGTCTG ATAAGAATCGGATCGCGAAGCCCGACCATCGGAATTCCGTGAAGGGTGGGCGAGCTGCTCGAGTGCAGCGTAGCAAGATG GCGCGTGATCAGAAACGGGCTGCGCTTTTAAAGGAGAGAAGAGCCCAGGGTGGATCATTGAGCTCTCCTCGTGTTATT GTTCTTTTTGGTCTATCCTCATGTGTGAACTTAAATCTGTTTTCGAGGGATTTTCTGCACCTATTGTCAGGAGGTGAAGCGGATGGTACTTCAAATACAGTTGCATTGCCCGGGTGCAAGCTTAGAGCAACG GTTTACACAGCGCCTTATGGGGACCTTCTCTCTTGCATGGAATTGTGCAAG GTTGCTGATCTTGTTGCATTTGTAGTCTCATCCAACTCTTTCATAGATGGATGTGAAGCAGGCAATCCAATTGACCCATTTGGAACTCAATGCCTATCTGTATTCAGAGCCATTGGATTGCCTAGTACTGCAGTATTCATTCAG GACCTTCCCAATGATGTGAAAAGGAAACAAGATTTGAAGAAGACGATCATCTCTTGTCTTGCTTCTGAATTGCCAGAGGAGTGTAAATTCTATCCAGCAGATACGAAGGAGGAGCTGCATAAG TTCATGTGGCTGTTTAAGGAGCAGCACCTTTCAGCTCCACATTGGCGAAGCCAGCGATCTTATCTGATGTCCCAACAG GTGGTTCTGGAGCCTGATGATAGCAATCCAGGACAGTGTACTTTGCTTATGTCTGGCTATGTTCAGGCTCACAGTCTTTCTGTGAATCAGCTG GTTCATGTTTCAGGTGCCGGAGATTTTCAGTTAAGCAAGATAGATATCCTGAAGGATCCATTTCCTACTAATGGAAAAAAGGATCACAATGCCATGGATTCAGATGATAAAATTGGTCTGCAG GCTATACATACTTTACTTCCAGACCCATTGAGCCATGAGCCTTTACTTGTTGAAAATGCACCAGATCCACTTGCTGGAGAGCAG ACATGGCCAACTGAAGCAGAGATAGCTGAAGCTGATGCAAATAGCAACAGACACaagttaaaaaagaagaaactgcCACGTGGCACCTCAGACTACCAG GCTGCTTGGATCGTTGATGACACAGATGATGAAGTTtctgatgatgctgatgatggTGACGGTATGGTGTTGGATGAGCAACAAAAAGATCATACTGTGCTAGAGGGATCTGATTATTCAGATGTTGATGAAGGCTCACATGATATGGTTGAAGAAACAGAGATTGGTGAAGAAATGGAT GATGATGAGAAATTGACAAAGGAGCAAATTGAAGCAGAAATCAAGAAGATTAAGGATGCAAATGCTGAGGATGAAG AATTCCCCGATGAGGTAGATACACCATTGGATGTGCCAGCTAAAAAGCGGTTTGCCAAATACAGAGGGCTTAAATCTTTTAGGACATCGTCGTGGGATCCTAAA GAATCTTTGCCTCCTGAATATGCAAGAATTTTTGCATTTGATAATTTTACAAGGACCCAGAAGCATGTTCTTGCAAAACTTAAAGATGAAGGGAACATAAATGAGTATGCTTCCGTTGGGTCGTTTGTGAGGCTTCACATCAAGAATGTGCCTGTGGATGTTGCCTCTAAAGCATGTGTCCAGTCACAAAAATTGCCTGTGGTGGCTTATAGCTTGCTTCAACATGAATCCAAGATGTCTGTCCTTCACTTCAG CATCAGAAAACATGATTCATATGAACAACCTATCAAATCAAAAGATACACTAATATTCCATGTTGGGTTTCGCAAGTTCCTTGCAAG GCCAGTATTTTCCTCTGATAATATTAACTGTGATAAGCACAAGATGGAGAGATTTTTACACGAGGGGCGCTTTTCGATAGCCTCTGTTTATGCTCCTATTTGTTATCCTCCCCTTCCTTTGATTGTTATGCGGTGTGCTCACGGAGAGGCACCTACGGTTGTCGCCACTGGTTCATTGAAAAGTGTAGATCCCGACAGGATAGTTCTGAAGAAAATCATTTTAACTGg TTATCCTCAAAGAGTATCAAAACTGAAAGCCATTGTGCGGTTTATGTTTCACAACCCCGAGGACGTTAGATGGTTCAAG CCAGTGGATGTTTGGACCAAACTTGGTCGTCGTGGCCGCATAAAGGAACCTGTTGGTACTCATG GGGCCACGAAATGTGTTTTCAATGGTGTTATCCAACAGCACGACACAGTTTGCATGAGCTTGTACAAGCGCGCCTACCCAAAGTGGCCGGAGCGGTTGTACGCGGTATGA